The Caldivirga sp. genome has a segment encoding these proteins:
- a CDS encoding KEOPS complex subunit Pcc1, whose amino-acid sequence MRRELTVNVKVRTSDCASIVKALKVDEVGLPEGIRTSINCVNGEVNYMVSAEVTNPRVTLSVWNTIDDFLRNLKAVLQVSKD is encoded by the coding sequence ATGCGGCGTGAATTGACGGTTAACGTTAAGGTAAGGACTAGTGACTGCGCAAGCATTGTTAAGGCTCTTAAAGTTGATGAAGTGGGGTTGCCTGAGGGGATTAGAACAAGTATTAATTGCGTTAATGGTGAAGTTAACTACATGGTATCTGCTGAGGTAACTAACCCTAGGGTTACTCTATCAGTCTGGAACACTATTGATGATTTCCTAAGGAACCTGAAGGCGGTTCTGCAGGTTTCGAAGGACTAG